The genomic interval TTATGTATCTTTACATTACCTTCTGAAACATATAGCGCACCTTGTCCAGGCGGCTGTTTGGACGGCGGGGCTGGATGACTGGCTTGCCGACAGCGGCCTGATACCCTTTCAGTTCTGTAAGGCATACGCTCTGCCCGTTGGTGTAAAAGGCCAGATCAGTACGGTATGCCTGTATACAGCGGGCGGGAATCTCGCCAGTAAAGACAACTTCATCCTTTTTTACCTGGACCGTTTCGATGGTGGCACAGTATTTCGGTGCATCATGATAAGCCCTGGAAAGATATTCCCGGGGCGCATAGAGGGTGAAGGAGAGATAAGGTTCCAGCAGTTGCGTCCCTGATTCCTTCAATGCCTGTTCCAATACAATCGGGGCCAATGAGCGGAAGTCCGCCGGCGTGCTGACCGGACTGTAATAAAGCCCGTATTCAAAGCAAATCTTACAGTCCGTTACGTTCCAGCCGAACAAGCCCTGCTCCAGCCCGTAACGGATACCATCCCTGACAGCGTTTTGAAAACTCTGGTTCAAGTATCCCAGCGAAACCCGGCTCTCGTATTGTACACCGGAGCCAAGCGGGAGTGGTGTAACAGACAGTCCGATGGATGCCCAAAACGGGTTGGGCGGCACCTCGATATGGATGGTGTGGCTGGCTGCTTTGAGCGGCCGCTCCATATAAATGACGGTGGGTTCCTTTACCACTGTTTCAAGCTTGTATTTTTCCGACAGCAAAGCGGAAACAACCTCCAACTGCACCCGGCCCAAAAAAGAAAGAATGATCTCATGGGTGATGGAATCCACCTCGCAGCGCAAAAGCGGGTCAGTATCCGCAAGTTGCGTAAGAGCGTCCAGCAGCCGTTCTCTTTGCGCTGCCGTTTTCGGCGCAATCGACGTCCGCAGCATGGGGAGGGGGTCCTCACGCCACCTTTTACGAGGGAGCCGGGTTGGGTCCCCTAATACATCGTTTAACCTCACGCTGTCGCTGGGAAGGATAACAATTTCACCCGGATAAGCGGTGTCTGTCCGAACAATTTCCCCTTTGGATGGAATACGCATCTCTGTGATTTTCAGCTTTTCTCTCCCGGCCAGGGCCACCGTATCCCGCAGGCGCAGCGTTCCGCTGTATAGCCGTAGATAGACACGCCGCTGGCCGCAATCTGTATACTCCACCTTGAAAACGCTGCCGCATAGGGCGGCGCTCCCCTGTTCCCCAATCGGTTGGAACAGCCCTGTCACCGCATCCATCAACGGTTGAATGCCAAGGCCCTTTTTGGCGCTGCCATAATAGACCGGGAACAGGGAGGCGTCTTGAACCCGCCGCTGTTCCTCCCGCACAAGTTTTTCCCGGCTGATTGGTTCTCCTGCGATATACTTTTCCAATAATTTATCGTTATTTTCGATGACCGCATCCCATGCTTCTATGTCGGTATTTTCCTCCAGGACTATTTCCGGGGACAGCGACACCGTCTGCTTGATGATAATATCGGCGGAGAGCTTATCCCGAACAGACTGAACCACGCTCTGCAAATCAACGCCAGCCTGGTCGATCTTGTTGATAAAGATAACGGTGGGAATGTTCATTTTCCGCAGGGCATGGAACAGAATACGGGTCTGGGCCTGCACGCCATCTTTAGCGGAGATCACCAAGATGGCCCCATCTAAAACAGCCAAAGAGCGGTACACCTCCGCCAAAAAATCCATGTGGCCGGGCGTATCCACAATGTTGACTTTACATCTGTGCCACTGGAAGGAAGTGACTGCCGCTTGAATGGTAATCCCACGCTGCCGCTCCAAAAACATGGTGTCCGTCCTCGTTGTCCCTTTTTCGACGCTCCCCGGTTCTGAAATGGCTCCGCTGGCATATAGCAGGCTCTCCGTCAAGGTCGTCTTTCCAGCGTCTACATGGGCAAGAATTCCAATATTGATTATTTTCATGTGATTGTCCTCCCTTTACTGCCCCGAAGGGCATAAAAATCCCCAGCAGTAAAATACTTTTACCACTGGGGATGATAATTTGCGGACATACACATATACAGCATACACCTGTTTGTGAGTGCTGTTTTTGGGGATATGTCAAAATTGATAAGGCAAAAGTATTCTTAAATTGGGTACAAAAAACTAAGCCCCTACAAAAGGGACTATCATAATCCTTTGTTCCCACTATTTGATTATAGTTTTATTTAAGAATACCTTGCCGCATATTTTTTACTCCTTTTCTGGAATTGAATTATTATATCACATCAGTTTAATTATTATATCACATCAGTTTTAGGAAAACAAGTATCTAAAAGAAATTTTTCTTCCCCTTATATGTAACAATCATACCGGCTTCCTAACGTTCAGAATGGTTTCTACTGTCTGCTGCGGTGTTTGGTTGGAATTGTCCAGCCAAAAGCCGATCCGTGGTGTTGTCTGCATAAATGTATCGTATAAGGTTTCAACCGTAAAGCCGGAATAGCCTGTTTTCTCCCTGTATCGTTCCCTTTCTTTTATTGTTTCCACATCTGGACAAAGAACGACAACCTCAACAGGGTATTTATGCAGATAATTTATCATTCGGTTTAATTCATCACCGTAGTAGTTATCTTGGATCACTACAGAAAAGCCGTTGTCAAAGTATGACCTTGCCGCATCAGCAGTCAATTTGTATCGAAGGTACAGCTGGCGGACTGCTTCCGCTGATGGGGTAGCTGACATATTTTCTCTGCCTGAAATAATCATTTTTCGGAACACATCACCACGAAGATGGACGCATTTTTCTATTGATTTTGCCAGTAAATCGGAAACTGTAGATTTTCCAGAAGCCATTAAGCCTGTAATGAGATAAATTTTTTGTTTCATTTCACTTCCTCCGGCACAAAAAATATGTACATGTAACTAATTCAACACATTTATAATTTGAATAGGGACATTATAGCATTTACTAAATACAAATTCAATGTATACGGAAAGAAAGATATAAGGAGTGGGAGGGATTCCGCCGTAGTCGGCATTGTAGGAAAATCCAAAAGTTTAGATTTTCCCACAATGCTTATCTTTTGGTCTTTGGTTCGGAATAGTGTAGTGCTGGCGGTCTATCTCTTGTTTTCGGTTGCTTGCTTCCTTACCGTACATGAGCATTGCCTCCGGGGATGATGCAAGCCGCACAGGCTACGCTGAGGCAAAGATTGCAAGTCAGCATATCGTTCACCACCTTTCGTGATGCAAGCCGCACAGGCTACGCTGAGGCAAAGGGGAAAAAGTGTGGCTATGCGAATGAATCACATTGGATGCAAGCCGCACAGGCTACGCTGAGGCAAAGTGGATGCTGCGCGTCAGGATCGTGAGCATCCGGGATGCAAGCCGCACAGGCTACTGTGCAAGGCAAAAGCAAACGTCTGCCGCAAAGCAGGAAATATTTGAATGCGTTGAAAAACAGAACCAATGGCACTAACTATGAAAACGCAAAAACACCCCGCCGAAGGCGGGGTGTTTTGCTGTCAGGCGATCAGATCTTCGTGACGATCTTGATGCCGGGGCCCATGGTGGACGCCGTGACGCAGGACTTGATGTACTGGCCCTTCGCGGCGGCCGGCTTGGCCTTGATGATCGCGCCGATGAGCGCGTTGTAGTTCTCGGTGAGCTTCTCAGCGCCAAAGCTGACCTTGCCGATCGGGCAGTGGATGATGTTGGTCTTGTCGAGACGGTACTCGATCTTACCGGCTTTGGCTTCCTTGATGGCGTTGGCAATATTCGGCGTGACGGTGCCGGCCTTCGGGGACGGCATCAGGCCCTTGGGGCCGAGCACTTTGCCGAGACGGCCGACGACGCCCATCATGTTGGGAGAGGCGATGACGGTGTCGAACTCGAACCAGTTCTCGCCCTGGATCTTCGCAACAAGATCCTGGCCGCCGGCGTAATCGGCACCGGCGTCGAGCGCTTCCTGGACCTGCTCTTCCTTGCAGAAGACGAGCACGCGGTTGACTTTGCCGGTGCCGTGGGGCAGGACGATGGCGCCGCGGACCTGCTGGTCGGCGTGACGGGAGTCAACGCCCAGCTTCACGTGCAGCTCGACGGTCTCGTCAAACTTGGCCTTGGCGGTCTTGGTGATGAGCTCGAAGGCTTCCTGCGGCTCGTACTGAGCCTGCTTATCAATGAGCTTAGCGCTCTCTTTATAATTTTTACCTCTGAACAATTCAGTTTCCTCCTAATAAAGTGGTTCGTCGGATGGATGATCCTCCCACGATCAGGGAGCGGAATCTGACGGCTTATTCGCCGACCAGAACGCCCATGCTGCGGCAGGTGCCTGCGATCATGCTCATAGCAGACTCGATGCTCGAGCAGTTGAGATCGGGCATCTTCTGCTCTGCGATCTTGCGCAGGTCTTCCTTGCTGATGGTCGCGACCTTATCTCTCTGGGGCACGCCGGAAGCATGCTCGATGCCGCAGGCCTTCTTGATGAGCAGGGCTGCCGGGGGCGTCTTGGTAATGAACGAGAAGCTGCGGTCGGCGTACACGGTGATGACGACCGGGATCATCATGCCCATGTCGCCCTTGGTGCGCTCGTTGAAGTCCTTGGTGAACTGGCCAATGTTGATGCCATACTGGCCGAGCGCGGGGCCGACCGGGGGAGCCGGCGTTGCCTTGCCGGCGGGAACCTGGAATCTGACGTATCCAACTATTTTCTGTGCCACTTGAAAGCACCTCTTTCTTGTAAGATTTTAATCCTTGATCGCTTCGACCTGATCGAGTTCGAGGTCGACGGGCGTCTCTCTGCCGAACATGGAAACGACGACGCGGACACGGTCCTTGTCGGGCTCGAGCTCGTCCACCGTGCCGATGAAGCCCTCGAGCGGGCCGTCGGTGATCTTGACGGAGTCGCCGAGCTCATAGCCGACCACCACTTCGTGATGCTCGACGCCGAGGTCGTAAATTTCCTGTTCTGTCAGGGGGATCGCCTTCCCGTCGGAGCCGACGAAGCCCGCGGCGCCGCGCACGTTGTGCACGAGATGCCAGCTCTCATCGGTCAGCACCATCTTCACGAGCACGTAGCCCGGAAAGACCTTGCGCTCGACGGTCTTTTCACCGGAATCGGTGATCTCCTTGACCGTCTCCATCGGGATGTTGACTTCCTGGATCAGATCCTGCATTTTGCGGTTTTCCGCCGCCTTTAGGATGTTCGCGGCCACGCTGTTTTCGTAGCCGGAGTAGGTATGGACAACATACCATTTTGCAAGTTCAGACATGTTACCCACCCAGCTTCAGCAGAAGCTGCACGCCCTGATCGGCCAGCGAGTCGAAGCCCCACAGCACCAGTGCGGAGGCGAGCATGACCACCAGGCAGACCGCGGTGTTGTTTGCCGTCTGCTTCGGCGTCGGCCACACGACCTTTTTGAGCTCGCTCTTCATGTCGCGGAACCATTTGCCGATGCGTTTGAAAAACGGGAGTTTTTTATCGACTTTCTTGACGGCTTCGGTGGAAGTTTCTTTCTTTTCCGGTTTCTTATCAGCCATGAATCATTCCGTCCTTTCGAAAGTCTTATTTGGTTTCAACGTGCTTGGTGTGCTTGCGGCAGAAGGGGCAATACTTACTCAGTTCGAGCTTTTCGGTAGTGTTCTTCTTGTTCTTCATGGTGTTGTAGTTCCGCTGCTTGCACTCTGCGCATCTGAGCGTCACCTTGACACGGGATCCAGCTTTAGCCATATTTTTCGGCACCTCCTTATTGATTTCGTCCCTGTCGGGACGTGATTGCCTCCCTGTATGAGCCGAAAGGGCATAAAAAGGGAACCTCTCGACTGACAGGTAGATTCACTATACCACACTCTCTGTCAAAGGTCAAGCCTTTTTGCGCCGCCGCAAAAAGACGCAAAACGCCGCCTCCGAAAGCCCGGAGGCGGCGTTGAACATATGGGTTTCTATGCGGTTTTGCTCTCTCAGGCGACGTCCTCGAAGCCGGGCAGCGGCTTCTTGGCGGTGATGGCGCGGATGACGAACAGGGCCGCGACCACGAGCACCACACCGATGGCGAGGCAGATATAAACGTTCTGGATGAAGCCCGCCAGGATGTAGTTGACAAAGCAGATGATACCGACGGTGCCGGCATACGGCAGCTGCGTGGACACGTGGTTGACGTGGTTGCACATCGCACCGGCGGAGGCCATGATGGTCGTGTCGGAAATGGGCGAGCAGTGGTCGCCGAACACGGCACCGGCCAGGCACGCGGACACGCCGATGATGAACAGGCTGCTCGACGGGTCGAACACATAGGTGACGATCGGCAGCAGGATGCCAAACGTGCCCCAGCTCGTGCCGGTGGAGAAGCTCAGCACACCGGCGACAAGGAAGATGATCGCCGGCAGGAAGCTGAACAGCGACCCGGCCGCAGAGTTCATGACGGAGGCGACGAAGTACTTGCCGCCGAGCAGGCCGGTCATGTTCTTGAGCGAGGTGGCGAAGGTCAGGATCATGATGGCGGGGACCATGTTGATGAAGCCCTTCGGCAGGCAGGCCATGGAATCCTTGAAGGTGATGAGACGGCGGCACAGGAAGTAGATGATCGTGAACACGAGCGCGATCAGCGAGCCCCAGGGCAGGGCGACAAAGGCGTCCGTGTTGCCGAAAGCGCCGACGAAGTCGTGGTAGTAGTCACCGGAAGCGTCCCAGTAACCGCCGGCGTAGACGAGGCCGGCAAAGCACGTCACGATCAGCACGGCGACGGGCAGGATCAGGTCGATGACGCGGCCGTTCTGGTTGCAGTCGATGGCATCATTGTTCCCGTCGGCGCGGTCGCCGGTGGTGTAGAGGTCGTTCTTGAAGCGGGCGTTCATCTCGTGCAGGCGCATCGGGCCGTAGTCGAACTTCATGAGGATGAGCGCGATGATGAACACGAACGTGAGCAGCGAGTAGAAGTTATACGGAATGGCGCGCACGAACAGGTCGAAGCCGTTGTAGTCCTCGACGACGCCGGACACGGCGGCGGCCCAGGAGGAGATCGGCGCGATCATGCACACGGGTGCGGCCGTGGCGTCGATGAGGTAGGCGAGCTTGGCGCGGGAGATCTTGTGCCGGTCGGTGACGGGCAGCATGACCGAACCGACGGTCAGGCAGTTGAAGTAGTCATCGACGAAAATGAGCACGCCGAGCAGGAAGGTGGCGAACATGGCGCCGGCGCGGGTCTTGATGTGGGTCTCGGCCCAGCGGCCGAAGGCGGCGGAGCCGCCGGCGCGGTTGATGAGCGCGACCATGGCGCCGAGGATGACGAGGAAGAGCATGATGCCGGCGCTGTCGGCGACGGCGGGCACCATACCGTCGTTGATGATGGCGTCAAGGCCGGTGATCGGGTTAAAGTTGGAGTAAAACAGCGCACCGAGCAGGATGCCGACGAACAGCGACGAGTAAACTTCCTTCGTGATGAGTGCGAGGATGATGGCGACGATCGGCGGCACGAGTGCCCAGAACGAAAACGCCATGCGGCTGGTGGATGTGATCTCGCCGGTGCCCTCGCAGGCACTGCATTCTTCACCCTGCGAGATGCCGGTACCATTGCACGTGGTGCAGGTGATGGACTTTGCCACATCGTCCCCGTCATCGGCGGCGAGCGCGCACACGCTCAGCAGCGACACGGCCATGACGACGAGCAGCAGAACAGCCAGGATCTTGCGTCTGGAATTCATCTTGAAATTCCTCCTATAAAAAAA from Clostridiales bacterium carries:
- the rplK gene encoding 50S ribosomal protein L11; this translates as MAQKIVGYVRFQVPAGKATPAPPVGPALGQYGINIGQFTKDFNERTKGDMGMMIPVVITVYADRSFSFITKTPPAALLIKKACGIEHASGVPQRDKVATISKEDLRKIAEQKMPDLNCSSIESAMSMIAGTCRSMGVLVGE
- the rpmG gene encoding 50S ribosomal protein L33 encodes the protein MAKAGSRVKVTLRCAECKQRNYNTMKNKKNTTEKLELSKYCPFCRKHTKHVETK
- a CDS encoding ATP-binding protein; this encodes MKQKIYLITGLMASGKSTVSDLLAKSIEKCVHLRGDVFRKMIISGRENMSATPSAEAVRQLYLRYKLTADAARSYFDNGFSVVIQDNYYGDELNRMINYLHKYPVEVVVLCPDVETIKERERYREKTGYSGFTVETLYDTFMQTTPRIGFWLDNSNQTPQQTVETILNVRKPV
- a CDS encoding Na+/H+ antiporter NhaC family protein, translating into MAFSFWALVPPIVAIILALITKEVYSSLFVGILLGALFYSNFNPITGLDAIINDGMVPAVADSAGIMLFLVILGAMVALINRAGGSAAFGRWAETHIKTRAGAMFATFLLGVLIFVDDYFNCLTVGSVMLPVTDRHKISRAKLAYLIDATAAPVCMIAPISSWAAAVSGVVEDYNGFDLFVRAIPYNFYSLLTFVFIIALILMKFDYGPMRLHEMNARFKNDLYTTGDRADGNNDAIDCNQNGRVIDLILPVAVLIVTCFAGLVYAGGYWDASGDYYHDFVGAFGNTDAFVALPWGSLIALVFTIIYFLCRRLITFKDSMACLPKGFINMVPAIMILTFATSLKNMTGLLGGKYFVASVMNSAAGSLFSFLPAIIFLVAGVLSFSTGTSWGTFGILLPIVTYVFDPSSSLFIIGVSACLAGAVFGDHCSPISDTTIMASAGAMCNHVNHVSTQLPYAGTVGIICFVNYILAGFIQNVYICLAIGVVLVVAALFVIRAITAKKPLPGFEDVA
- the secE gene encoding preprotein translocase subunit SecE gives rise to the protein MADKKPEKKETSTEAVKKVDKKLPFFKRIGKWFRDMKSELKKVVWPTPKQTANNTAVCLVVMLASALVLWGFDSLADQGVQLLLKLGG
- the nusG gene encoding transcription termination/antitermination protein NusG, translated to MSELAKWYVVHTYSGYENSVAANILKAAENRKMQDLIQEVNIPMETVKEITDSGEKTVERKVFPGYVLVKMVLTDESWHLVHNVRGAAGFVGSDGKAIPLTEQEIYDLGVEHHEVVVGYELGDSVKITDGPLEGFIGTVDELEPDKDRVRVVVSMFGRETPVDLELDQVEAIKD
- the rplA gene encoding 50S ribosomal protein L1, whose product is MFRGKNYKESAKLIDKQAQYEPQEAFELITKTAKAKFDETVELHVKLGVDSRHADQQVRGAIVLPHGTGKVNRVLVFCKEEQVQEALDAGADYAGGQDLVAKIQGENWFEFDTVIASPNMMGVVGRLGKVLGPKGLMPSPKAGTVTPNIANAIKEAKAGKIEYRLDKTNIIHCPIGKVSFGAEKLTENYNALIGAIIKAKPAAAKGQYIKSCVTASTMGPGIKIVTKI
- the tet(W) gene encoding tetracycline resistance ribosomal protection protein Tet(W); the encoded protein is MKIINIGILAHVDAGKTTLTESLLYASGAISEPGSVEKGTTRTDTMFLERQRGITIQAAVTSFQWHRCKVNIVDTPGHMDFLAEVYRSLAVLDGAILVISAKDGVQAQTRILFHALRKMNIPTVIFINKIDQAGVDLQSVVQSVRDKLSADIIIKQTVSLSPEIVLEENTDIEAWDAVIENNDKLLEKYIAGEPISREKLVREEQRRVQDASLFPVYYGSAKKGLGIQPLMDAVTGLFQPIGEQGSAALCGSVFKVEYTDCGQRRVYLRLYSGTLRLRDTVALAGREKLKITEMRIPSKGEIVRTDTAYPGEIVILPSDSVRLNDVLGDPTRLPRKRWREDPLPMLRTSIAPKTAAQRERLLDALTQLADTDPLLRCEVDSITHEIILSFLGRVQLEVVSALLSEKYKLETVVKEPTVIYMERPLKAASHTIHIEVPPNPFWASIGLSVTPLPLGSGVQYESRVSLGYLNQSFQNAVRDGIRYGLEQGLFGWNVTDCKICFEYGLYYSPVSTPADFRSLAPIVLEQALKESGTQLLEPYLSFTLYAPREYLSRAYHDAPKYCATIETVQVKKDEVVFTGEIPARCIQAYRTDLAFYTNGQSVCLTELKGYQAAVGKPVIQPRRPNSRLDKVRYMFQKVM